In Montipora capricornis isolate CH-2021 chromosome 4, ASM3666992v2, whole genome shotgun sequence, a single genomic region encodes these proteins:
- the LOC138045543 gene encoding uncharacterized protein: MDEIADKGELLVMANLAEQAERYEDMVKAMKSIVVLSEELNAEERNMLSVAYKNVIGARRAAWRIFASLEQKHEGNQNEKELVVGYRETVEKEIQEISDGILELLDTYLIPKAQTSESKVFFHKMKGDYHRYLTEIMQGEDRKGPAEKALDAYKDAEKEAEDLPSTNPISLGLALNFSVFYYEILDSPEKACRLAKKAFDGAVGDLEKSSESQFKESALILQLLRDNLTLWTSEMQEDGGDDDV, from the exons ATGGACGAAATTGCAGACAAAGGCGAGCTTTTAGTAATGGCGAATCTTGCTGAGCAAGCGGAGAGGTATGAAG ACATGGTGAAGGCCATGAAAAGCATCGTTGTCCTGTCTGAAGAACTGAACGCAGAGGAACGAAATATGTTGTCCGTGGCGTACAAAAATGTTATCGGGGCAAGGAGGGCTGCGTGGAGGATCTTCGCCAGCTTAGAACAGAAACACGAAGGGAACCAGAATGAAAAAGAGCTTGTCGTTGGATATAGAGAGACGGTAGAGAAAGAAATACAAGAGATATCGGATGGAATATTGGAACTTTTAGATACATACCTGATACCTAAAGCCCAGACGAGTGAATCCAAAGTGTTCTTCCACAAAAT GAAGGGAGACTATCACCGCTACCTTACAGAAATCATGCAAGGAGAGGATAGGAAAGGTCCAGCGGAAAAGGCCCTAGACGCTTACAAAGACGCAGAGAAGGAAGCTGAGGATCTGCCTTCCACAAATCCGATTTCTCTCGGCCTGGCGCTTAACTTCTCTGTGTTCTACTACGAGATTCTTGATTCTCCAGAGAAAGCCTGCCGCTTGGCGAAGAAGGCGTTTGATGGCGCAGTAGGTGACCTGGAAAAGAGCAGCGAGAGTCAGTTTAAAGAAAGTGCTCTGATCTTACAGCTTTTGAGAGATAACTTGACGCTTTGGACCTCTGAAATGCAGGAAGATG GTGGCGACGACGATGTCTGA